One genomic window of Glycine max cultivar Williams 82 chromosome 16, Glycine_max_v4.0, whole genome shotgun sequence includes the following:
- the LOC100806748 gene encoding alpha-mannosidase, with protein sequence MGNLAAESLCALLLLCFYGKLIVSAKYMKYNTGASIVPGKLNVHLVPHSHDDVGWLKTIDQYYVGSNNSIQGACVENVLDSVVVSLQKDPNRKFVFAEMAFFHRWWVEQSPETQEQVRKLVDAGQLEFINGGWCMHDEAATHYIDMIDQTTLGHRFIKDQFNKTPTVGWQIDPFGHSAVQAYLLGAELGFDSIHFARIDYQDRAKRKADKSLEVVWRGSKTFGSSAQIFANTFPVHYSAPNGFNFEVNNPDVDVGPVQDDPLIFDYNVKQRVKEFIDAATTQANVTRTNHIMWTMGDDFQYQYAESWFKQMDKLIHYVNKDGRVNALYSTPSIYTNAKNAANQLWPLKTDDYFPYADSPNAYWTGYFTSRPALKRYVRMLSGYYLAARQLEFLVGKQSTKYNTYDLGDALGIAQHHDAVSGTAKQHTTNDYAKRLAIGAYEAEAVVSSSLACLTRKQSGDKCSTPASAFAQCQLLNISYCPPAEDNIPEAKSLVVVVYNPLGWNRTDIVKIPVNDANLVVKDSSGNKLEVQYVDVDDVTTNLRKFYVKAYVGVSPKQSPKYWLLFQVSVPPLGWSTYFISKATRKGTRRKDLSHTNSQKGDTINIGSGNLKMSFSSTSGQLKRMYNSRTGVDIPIQQSYLWYGSSEGDSDPQASGAYIFRPNGSPPNIVSRSVPTKVIRGPLVDEVHQKFSSWIYQVTRLYKDKEHAEIEFTIGPIPTDDGVGKEVITRMTANMATNKEFYADSNGRDFLKRVRDHREDWPLQVTQPVAGNYYPLNLGIYTKDEKSEFSVLVDRATGGASIKDGEVELMLHRRILHDDSRGVGEPLDEQVCVNNNNTCEGLTVRGNYYISIHKLGVGSRWRRTTGQEIYSPFLVAFTHEISENWKSSHLTKGTIMDPNYSLPPNIALITLEELDGGIVLLRLAHLYERSEDAEYSTLTKVELKKLFAMKTIRELKEVSLSSNQEKSEMKRMTWKVEGDKGQEPQAVRGGPVSYHNLVVELGPMEIRTFLLKF encoded by the exons ATGGGAAACTTAGCTGCAGAGTCTCTCTGTGCTTTATTGTTGCTATGTTTCTATGGCAAACTTATAGTTAGTGCTAAATACATGAAGTATAATACTGGGGCCAGTATTGTGCCAGGAAAATTGAATGTTCACTTGGTTCCACACTCCCATGACGATGTTGGTTGGCTGAAAACCATTGATCAGTACTATGTTGGGTCAAACAATAGTATCCAG GGGGCATGTGTTGAGAATGTGTTGGACTCGGTGGTTGTATCTCTTCAGAAAGACCCAAATAGAAAGTTTGTGTTTGCCGAAATG GCATTTTTCCATCGATGGTGGGTAGAACAAAGTCCAGAAACACAAGAACAAGTGAGAAAGCTTGTGGATGCGGGGCAGCTAGAATTCAT AAATGGTGGTTGGTGTATGCACGATGAAGCTGCAACACACTACATAGACATGATTGATCAAACCACTTTGGGCCATCGCTTTATCAAGGACCAGTTTAACAAGACTCCTACTGTTGGATGGCAGATTGATCCATTTGGTCACTCTGCTGTGCAGGCTTACCTGCTGGGAGCTGAG CTTGGTTTTGATTCTATACATTTCGCAAGGATTGATTATCAAGACAGAGCTAAGCGCAAAGCTGATAAGTCTCTTGAAGTTGTTTGGCGTGGCTCCAAAACATTCGGTTCTTCAGCTCAG ATTTTTGCCAATACTTTCCCTGTTCATTATAGTGCTCCAAATGGTTTCAACTTTGAAGTCAATAATCCTGATGTTGATGTTGGTCCCGTACAG GATGATCCTCTTATTTTCGATTACAATGTTAAACAACGTGTCAAAGAATTTATTGATGCTGCTACTACCCAA GCAAACGTGACGAGGACAAATCATATAATGTGGACAATGGGTGATGATTTCCAGTACCAATATGCAGAGTCTTGGTTCAAGCAAATGGATAAGTTAATTCACTATGTTAATAAG GATGGAAGAGTAAATGCTTTGTATTCCACTCCATCTATTTACACCAATGCCAAAAATGCTGCTAATCAACTTTGGCCACTGAAAACAGATGATTACTTCCC GTATGCTGATAGTCCAAATGCTTATTGGACGGGCTATTTCACTAGTCGCCCAGCCTTAAAACGATATGTTAGGATGCTAAGTGGATACTATTTG GCAGCACGTCAACTTGAATTCTTGGTTGGAAAGCAATCAACTAAATACAATACTTATGACCTTGGAGATGCTCTAGGAATTGCACAACATCATGATGCTGTCAGTGGCACTGCCAAGCAGCATACAACCAATGACTATGCCAAAAGATTGGCTATTGGAGCCTATGAG GCTGAAGCGGTTGTTAGTTCTTCTTTGGCTTGTCTTACTAGAAAACAATCAGGTGATAAGTGTTCAACACCTGCATCGGCATTTGCCCAG TGTCAATTGTTAAATATTAGTTACTGCCCTCCGGCAGAAGACAACATTCCAGAGGCTAAGAGTTTG GTAGTAGTGGTGTATAACCCACTTGGGTGGAATCGTACTGACATTGTCAAAATACCG GTTAATGATGCTAATCTTGTTGTCAAAGATTCATCGGGCAATAAACTAGAAGTACAATATGTGGATGTGGATGATGTTAcgacaaatttaagaaaattctaTGTGAAGGCCTACGTGGGGGTGTCACCAAAACAATCCCCAAAGTACTGGCTTTTGTTTCAGGTTTCAGTACCTCCACTTGGATGGAGTACATACTTCATTTCTAAAGCAACTAGAAAAG GGACTAGGAGAAAAGATTTATCTCACACCAACAGTCAGAAAGGTGACACCATAAACATTGGGTCGGGAAATTTAAAGATGTCCTTTTCCTCAACATCTGGACAACTCAAAAGGATGTATAATTCCAGAACTGGA GTTGATATACCTATTCAGCAAAGCTACCTTTGGTATGGATCTAGTGAGGGCGATAGTGATCCTCAG GCTTCTGGTGCATATATATTTCGGCCAAACGGATCCCCCCCAAATATCGTTTCAAGATCA GTGCCTACAAAGGTAATTCGTGGACCACTAGTTGATGAAGTTCATCAGAAATTTAGCTCTTGGATTTACCAG gttacTAGGCTTTACAAAGACAAAGAACATGCTGAAATCGAATTCACT ATTGGTCCAATTCCTACTGATGATGGAGTTGGAAAAGAGGTGATCACACGAATGACAGCAAATATGGCCACAAACAAGGAGTTTTATGCGGATTCCAATGGAAGAGATTTTCTAAAACGA GTTCGAGATCATAGGGAAGATTGGCCTCTGCAAGTAACTCAACCAGTAGCAGGAAACTATTACcca CTTAATCTTGGAATTTATACTAAGGATGAAAAATCTGAGTTCTCAGTGTTAGTTGATCGTGCCACTGGTGGAGCCAGCATCAAAGATGGTGAGGTGGAATTGATGCTTCACAG GCGTATTCTCCATGATGATAGTCGAGGAGTTGGGGAACCACTTGATGAACAAGTTTGCGTGAACAATAATAATACTTGCGAAGGACTAACA GTCAGAGGAAATTATTATATCAGCATCCACAAGCTTGGAGTTGGTTCACGCTGGCGTCGTACAACTGGTCAGGAAATTTATTCTCCATTCTTAGTGGCTTTTACACATGAG ATCTCGGAAAATTGGAAGTCCTCTCATTTGACGAAAGGAACTATCATGGATCCAAATTACAGCTTGCCTCCCAATATTGCTTTGATAACTCTTGAG GAGTTGGATGGTGGAATTGTGCTTCTCCGTTTGGCACATCTATATGAA CGAAGTGAAGATGCTGAGTATTCGACTCTAACGAAAGTTGAACTAAAGAAGTTGTTTGCCATGAAAACG ATAAGGGAGTTGAAGGAGGTAAGTTTGTCATCAAACCAAGAGAAATCAGAAATGAAGAGGATGACATGGAAGGTTGAAGGGGACAAAGGACAAGAACCTCAGGCAGTTAGGGGTGGCCCTGTCAGCTATCACAATTTGGTTGTTGAGCTTGGCCCCATGGAAATACGAACTTtccttttgaaattttaa